GTTGGCACAGAACATATATTATTGGGGTTAATCCGCGAAGGTGAAGGAGTAGCAGCCCGGGTTTTAAATAATCTCGGCGTAAGCCTTAATAAGGCCCGCCAGCAGGTTCTTCAATTATTGGGCAGCAACGAATCAGGAGGGCATCAAAGCGGAACGGCTGTCAGCGCCAATACGCCTACATTAGACAGTTTGGCCCGTGATTTAACAGCAATTGCCCGTGAAGGAAGTTTGGATCCGGTCATTGGACGAAGCAAAGAGATTCAAAGGGTCATCGAAGTGTTAAGCCGCCGGACAAAAAACAACCCGGTATTAATTGGTGAGCCGGGTGTAGGAAAGACAGCGATTGCAGAAGGTCTTGCCCAGCAAATTGTCAATAATGAAGTTCCGGAAATTTTAAGAGACAAACGGGTTATGACCCTTGACATGGGTACGGTGGTAGCCGGAACAAAATACCGCGGCGAGTTTGAGGACCGCTTAAAGAAAGTAATGGATGAAATCCGCCAGGCCGGCAATATTATTTTATTTATTGATGAGCTGCATACATTAATTGGGGCGGGTGGAGCGGAAGGCGCAATTGATGCCTCTAACATTTTGAAACCTTCATTAGCCCGTGGGGAGCTTCAATGTATTGGTGCGACAACGCTTGATGAATACCGGAAGTACATTGAGAAGGACGCAGCTCTTGAAAGACGTTTCCAGCCGATTATGGTCGATGAGCCTACGCCTGAAGAATCCATCCAAATTTTAAAGGGTCTTCGTGACCGGTATGAAGCGCACCATCGTGTTTCCATTACCGATGAAGCAATAGACGCTGCCGTGAAGCTTTCAGACAGGTATATTTCTGATCGTTTCTTGCCGGATAAAGCGATCGATTTAATTGATGAGGCAGGATCAAAAGTAAGACTTCGTTCTTTCACAACACCTCCGAACTTAAAAGAATTGGAAATGAAGCTTGAGGAAGTAAGAAAAGAAAAAGATGCAGCAGTCCAAAGCCAGGAATTTGAAAAAGCAGCATCTTTAAGGGATACAGAACAACGTTTGCGCGAACAGCTCGAAGAAACAAAAAAATCATGGAAAGAAAAGCAAGGACAAGAGAACAGTGAAGTAACGGTGGAGGATATCGCAAGTGTCGTATCAAGCTGGACCGGCATTCCTGTTTCCAAGCTTGCACAGACAGAAACGGAGAAACTTTTAAAACTTGAAGAAATCCTTCACGCACGTGTTATTGGCCAGGAAGAAGCTGTGAAAGCAATTTCTAAGGCTGTTCGCCGTGCCCGTGCGGGGTTAAAGGATCCAAAACGCCCAATCGGTTCATTTATTTTCCTGGGGCCTACTGGTGTCGGAAAAACAGAACTTGCCCGTGCTTTGGCTGAAGCCATGTTCGGCGATGAGGATGCAATGATTCGAATCGATATGTCCGAGTACATGGAGAAACATTCAACTTCTCGTCTTGTCGGTTCACCGCCAGGGTATGTCGGCTATGAAGAAGGCGGTCAACTAACAGAAAAGGTTCGAAGAAAACCGTACTCTGTCATACTTCTTGATGAAATTGAAAAAGCACATCCGGATGTTTTCAACATCTTATTGCAAGTGTTAGAAGATGGCCGTTTAACTGACTCTAAAGGCCGGACAGTAGATTTCCGCAATACTGTGTTAATTATGACATCCAACGTCGGTGCGGAAGCGCTGAAGCGCAATAAGTATGTAGGTTTTAACATTCAAGATGGCGAACAGGACTACAAAGATATGAAAGGAAAAGTGATGGAAGAGCTGAAAAAAGCGTTCCGCCCTGA
The window above is part of the Bacillus methanolicus genome. Proteins encoded here:
- the clpC gene encoding ATP-dependent protease ATP-binding subunit ClpC translates to MMFGRFTERAQKVLALAQEEAIRLGHNNIGTEHILLGLVREGEGIAAKALYALGLGSEKIQKEVENLIGTGKEVSQTIHYTPRAKKVIELSMDEARKLGHSYVGTEHILLGLIREGEGVAARVLNNLGVSLNKARQQVLQLLGSNESGGHQSGTAVSANTPTLDSLARDLTAIAREGSLDPVIGRSKEIQRVIEVLSRRTKNNPVLIGEPGVGKTAIAEGLAQQIVNNEVPEILRDKRVMTLDMGTVVAGTKYRGEFEDRLKKVMDEIRQAGNIILFIDELHTLIGAGGAEGAIDASNILKPSLARGELQCIGATTLDEYRKYIEKDAALERRFQPIMVDEPTPEESIQILKGLRDRYEAHHRVSITDEAIDAAVKLSDRYISDRFLPDKAIDLIDEAGSKVRLRSFTTPPNLKELEMKLEEVRKEKDAAVQSQEFEKAASLRDTEQRLREQLEETKKSWKEKQGQENSEVTVEDIASVVSSWTGIPVSKLAQTETEKLLKLEEILHARVIGQEEAVKAISKAVRRARAGLKDPKRPIGSFIFLGPTGVGKTELARALAEAMFGDEDAMIRIDMSEYMEKHSTSRLVGSPPGYVGYEEGGQLTEKVRRKPYSVILLDEIEKAHPDVFNILLQVLEDGRLTDSKGRTVDFRNTVLIMTSNVGAEALKRNKYVGFNIQDGEQDYKDMKGKVMEELKKAFRPEFLNRIDEIIVFHALEKKHLREIVTLMADQLTKRLKEQDIHLELTDAAKEKIAEEGYDPEYGARPLRRAIQKHIEDRLSEELLKGAVLTGQRVVIDVEDGEFVVKTAEPTTTTNS